The nucleotide window TTCTTGTTCAGGTCGTTACGCTTTGCAGCGAGTACACTGGCCTCTGCGTTTAAAGAATTCCTTTTTTCCTTGGCTTCCTCAGAAATGTCTTTCAAATCTGATCTTTTTTTCTGCAGTTCCTTTAGCATCTCTTATTGTGCCTCCCGATCCAGCAAAAAAGCTGGCATTTTAGTAGCTCTATTGTTCGATGTCGACATGCTGTGCCTGATTACAACATTGATAAGAAAGAGATTCAAGAACAGGGATAACGGCTTTAAGATCCTTTTTTATTATGACCACGTCCGCATATTCCCTCAGGATGGGCTTGGGATTGAAAGCTATGGCAAAACCTGCTCTCTCAAAGACACAGGCGTCGTTTGCGCCGTCCCCGACAACTACACATTGCTCTGGCCGAACCCCATTTAGTCGGGTGAGTTCTTCGAACACCTTTGCTTTGGAGTCGCTCTGTGTTATTGGGCCGACAACTTTGCCTGTAAGGCAGCCGTCTTCCACAAGCAGTTCGTTGGAAACAATGAAATCAATGCCAAGCATTTTGCCTATTGTATCGGCGCAGATAGTAAATCCACCGGAAATCATCGCAGTTTTATAGCCCCTACTTTTAACATAGAGGATAAGTTCTACCGCTCCCGGCATTAGATCTATCTTGTTTACCGCACTAAGGGCAGTTTCGATGGAAAGGCC belongs to Methanosarcina barkeri 3 and includes:
- the serB gene encoding phosphoserine phosphatase SerB — its product is MHNFTGNKMIVFDMDSTLIDAETIDELARAAGVVSKVEEITKKAMYGDLDFEQALIERVRLLEGLSIETALSAVNKIDLMPGAVELILYVKSRGYKTAMISGGFTICADTIGKMLGIDFIVSNELLVEDGCLTGKVVGPITQSDSKAKVFEELTRLNGVRPEQCVVVGDGANDACVFERAGFAIAFNPKPILREYADVVIIKKDLKAVIPVLESLSYQCCNQAQHVDIEQ